In one Brienomyrus brachyistius isolate T26 chromosome 5, BBRACH_0.4, whole genome shotgun sequence genomic region, the following are encoded:
- the tom1l2 gene encoding TOM1-like protein 2 isoform X4 encodes MEFLLGNPYSTPVGHCIEKATDGSLQSEDWTLNMEICDIINETEEGPKDAIRALKKRLNGNRNYREVMFALTVLETCVKNCGHRFHALVTSRDFVDGVLVKIISPKNNPPSIVQDKVLALIQAWADAFRSSPELTGVVQTYEELKRKGVEFPSADLEALSPIHTPQRLCGLQQIPDGEQSTHKYSTSSQPTTATAPPYSAPQMPSLEVPGPICPTSEQITRLRSELDIVRGNAKVMSEMLTEMVPGQEDPSDHDLLQELNRTCRAMQQRIVELISRVSNEAVTEELLHVNDDLNNIFLRYERYERYRTGRTAQNGKNGVLSEATEDNLIDLGPGSPAVVSPRVSVAPPASAAPPASAAPPASASPSLSTQLSGLDMGADSVSGTLSSIPSYNPQDDFDVFAQTRTGTLPQQHKNTKVEDTQVSTGEIRSQSTEGIPVAQSSVMDDIEEWLCADVKSDEAEGVTSEEFDKFLEERAKAAEMMPSLPTPSAGDPAPPAHMTGGGRKKTGVHEDTLFAV; translated from the exons AAAAGGCTACAGATGGCTCCTTGCAGAGTGAAGACTGGACCCTCAATATGGAGATTTGTGATATCATCAATGAAACTGAAGAGGG ACCCAAGGATGCCATACGAGCTCTGAAGAAGAGGCTGAATGGAAACAGGAACTACCGGGAGGTGATGTTCGCTCTGACA GTCCTGGAAACGTGCGTAAAAAACTGCGGCCACCGTTTCCACGCGCTTGTCACAAGTCGGGACTTCGTCGACGGTGTCCTGGTTAAAATAATCTCTCCAAAAAACAACCCTCCCTCTATAGTCCAAGACAAAGTGCTGGCATTGATCCAG GCTTGGGCAGATGCTTTCAGGAGCAGCCCGGAGCTCACGGGCGTGGTGCAAACTTATGAGGAGTTGAAGAGGAAGGGAGTTGAGTTCCCCAGTGCAGACCTGGAGGCCCTGTCTCCCATCCACACCCCGCAGCGG ctgTGTGGCTTGCAGCAGATCCCTGATGGGGAACAGTCCACCCACAAGTACAGCACCTCTTCACAGCCCACCACGGCCACAGCCCCTCCCTATTCAGCACCACAGATGCCAAGTTTAGAGGTTCCTGGACCCATATGTCCCACTTCAGAACAG ATAACCAGGCTGCGCAGTGAGCTGGACATTGTGCGAGGAAATGCCAAGGTGATGTCTGAGATGCTAACAGAGATGGTACCTGGACAAGAGGACCCCTCAGACCATGATCTTTTGCAG GAGCTGAACCGCACCTGCAGGGCCATGCAGCAAAGGATTGTGGAGCTCATTTCGCGCGTCTCCAACGAGGCTGTTACAGAGGAGCTGCTGCATGTCAACGATGACCTCAACAACATCTTCTTGCGATACGAAAG GTATGAGAGGTACCGGACAGGCAGGACAGCTCAGAATGGCAAAAAtggg GTCCTCAGCGAGGCTACTGAAGACAACCTGATCGACCTGGGGCCGGGTTCCCCGGCAGTGGTGAGCCCCAGGGTGAGTGTGGCGCCCCCTGCCTCGGCAGCCCCCCCTGCCTCGGCAGCCCCCCCAGCCTCGGCGTCGCCCTCCCTCTCTACACAGCTTTCTGGACTCG ATATGGGAGCAGACAGTGTAAGCGGAACTTTGAGCTCCATTCCAAGTTATAACCCGCAGGATGACTTTGATGTGTTTGCTCAGACAAGGACCGGCACGCTTCCACAGCAACATAAAAA TACGAAAGTTGAAGATACTCAGGTCTCCACTGGGGAAATCAGGTCTCAGAGCACCGAAGGG ATCCCCGTTGCTCAGTCCTCTGTCATGGATGACATAGAGGAGTGGCTCTGTGCTGATGTG AAGAGCGATGAAGCAGAAGGAGTCACTAGTGAAG AGTTTGACAAGTTTCTAGAGGAGCGGGCCAAAGCTGCTGAGATGATGCCTAGCTTACCGACGCCTTCCGCTGGAGATCCTGCCCCTCCTGCTCACATGACCGGCGGCGGGCGTAAAAAAACAGGGGTGCACGAAGACACCCTCTTTGCTGTGTAA
- the tom1l2 gene encoding TOM1-like protein 2 isoform X6: MEFLLGNPYSTPVGHCIEKATDGSLQSEDWTLNMEICDIINETEEGPKDAIRALKKRLNGNRNYREVMFALTVLETCVKNCGHRFHALVTSRDFVDGVLVKIISPKNNPPSIVQDKVLALIQAWADAFRSSPELTGVVQTYEELKRKGVEFPSADLEALSPIHTPQRLCGLQQIPDGEQSTHKYSTSSQPTTATAPPYSAPQMPSLEVPGPICPTSEQITRLRSELDIVRGNAKVMSEMLTEMVPGQEDPSDHDLLQELNRTCRAMQQRIVELISRVSNEAVTEELLHVNDDLNNIFLRYERYERYRTGRTAQNGKNGVLSEATEDNLIDLGPGSPAVVSPRVSVAPPASAAPPASAAPPASASPSLSTQLSGLDMGADSVSGTLSSIPSYNPQDDFDVFAQTRTGTLPQQHKNTKVEDTQVSTGEIRSQSTEGKSDEAEGVTSEEFDKFLEERAKAAEMMPSLPTPSAGDPAPPAHMTGGGRKKTGVHEDTLFAV; encoded by the exons AAAAGGCTACAGATGGCTCCTTGCAGAGTGAAGACTGGACCCTCAATATGGAGATTTGTGATATCATCAATGAAACTGAAGAGGG ACCCAAGGATGCCATACGAGCTCTGAAGAAGAGGCTGAATGGAAACAGGAACTACCGGGAGGTGATGTTCGCTCTGACA GTCCTGGAAACGTGCGTAAAAAACTGCGGCCACCGTTTCCACGCGCTTGTCACAAGTCGGGACTTCGTCGACGGTGTCCTGGTTAAAATAATCTCTCCAAAAAACAACCCTCCCTCTATAGTCCAAGACAAAGTGCTGGCATTGATCCAG GCTTGGGCAGATGCTTTCAGGAGCAGCCCGGAGCTCACGGGCGTGGTGCAAACTTATGAGGAGTTGAAGAGGAAGGGAGTTGAGTTCCCCAGTGCAGACCTGGAGGCCCTGTCTCCCATCCACACCCCGCAGCGG ctgTGTGGCTTGCAGCAGATCCCTGATGGGGAACAGTCCACCCACAAGTACAGCACCTCTTCACAGCCCACCACGGCCACAGCCCCTCCCTATTCAGCACCACAGATGCCAAGTTTAGAGGTTCCTGGACCCATATGTCCCACTTCAGAACAG ATAACCAGGCTGCGCAGTGAGCTGGACATTGTGCGAGGAAATGCCAAGGTGATGTCTGAGATGCTAACAGAGATGGTACCTGGACAAGAGGACCCCTCAGACCATGATCTTTTGCAG GAGCTGAACCGCACCTGCAGGGCCATGCAGCAAAGGATTGTGGAGCTCATTTCGCGCGTCTCCAACGAGGCTGTTACAGAGGAGCTGCTGCATGTCAACGATGACCTCAACAACATCTTCTTGCGATACGAAAG GTATGAGAGGTACCGGACAGGCAGGACAGCTCAGAATGGCAAAAAtggg GTCCTCAGCGAGGCTACTGAAGACAACCTGATCGACCTGGGGCCGGGTTCCCCGGCAGTGGTGAGCCCCAGGGTGAGTGTGGCGCCCCCTGCCTCGGCAGCCCCCCCTGCCTCGGCAGCCCCCCCAGCCTCGGCGTCGCCCTCCCTCTCTACACAGCTTTCTGGACTCG ATATGGGAGCAGACAGTGTAAGCGGAACTTTGAGCTCCATTCCAAGTTATAACCCGCAGGATGACTTTGATGTGTTTGCTCAGACAAGGACCGGCACGCTTCCACAGCAACATAAAAA TACGAAAGTTGAAGATACTCAGGTCTCCACTGGGGAAATCAGGTCTCAGAGCACCGAAGGG AAGAGCGATGAAGCAGAAGGAGTCACTAGTGAAG AGTTTGACAAGTTTCTAGAGGAGCGGGCCAAAGCTGCTGAGATGATGCCTAGCTTACCGACGCCTTCCGCTGGAGATCCTGCCCCTCCTGCTCACATGACCGGCGGCGGGCGTAAAAAAACAGGGGTGCACGAAGACACCCTCTTTGCTGTGTAA
- the tom1l2 gene encoding TOM1-like protein 2 isoform X5 — protein MEFLLGNPYSTPVGHCIEKATDGSLQSEDWTLNMEICDIINETEEGPKDAIRALKKRLNGNRNYREVMFALTVLETCVKNCGHRFHALVTSRDFVDGVLVKIISPKNNPPSIVQDKVLALIQAWADAFRSSPELTGVVQTYEELKRKGVEFPSADLEALSPIHTPQRLCGLQQIPDGEQSTHKYSTSSQPTTATAPPYSAPQMPSLEVPGPICPTSEQITRLRSELDIVRGNAKVMSEMLTEMVPGQEDPSDHDLLQELNRTCRAMQQRIVELISRVSNEAVTEELLHVNDDLNNIFLRYERYERYRTGRTAQNGKNGVLSEATEDNLIDLGPGSPAVVSPRVSVAPPASAAPPASAAPPASASPSLSTQLSGLDMGADSVSGTLSSIPSYNPQDDFDVFAQTRTGTLPQQHKNSTKVEDTQVSTGEIRSQSTEGKSDEAEGVTSEEFDKFLEERAKAAEMMPSLPTPSAGDPAPPAHMTGGGRKKTGVHEDTLFAV, from the exons AAAAGGCTACAGATGGCTCCTTGCAGAGTGAAGACTGGACCCTCAATATGGAGATTTGTGATATCATCAATGAAACTGAAGAGGG ACCCAAGGATGCCATACGAGCTCTGAAGAAGAGGCTGAATGGAAACAGGAACTACCGGGAGGTGATGTTCGCTCTGACA GTCCTGGAAACGTGCGTAAAAAACTGCGGCCACCGTTTCCACGCGCTTGTCACAAGTCGGGACTTCGTCGACGGTGTCCTGGTTAAAATAATCTCTCCAAAAAACAACCCTCCCTCTATAGTCCAAGACAAAGTGCTGGCATTGATCCAG GCTTGGGCAGATGCTTTCAGGAGCAGCCCGGAGCTCACGGGCGTGGTGCAAACTTATGAGGAGTTGAAGAGGAAGGGAGTTGAGTTCCCCAGTGCAGACCTGGAGGCCCTGTCTCCCATCCACACCCCGCAGCGG ctgTGTGGCTTGCAGCAGATCCCTGATGGGGAACAGTCCACCCACAAGTACAGCACCTCTTCACAGCCCACCACGGCCACAGCCCCTCCCTATTCAGCACCACAGATGCCAAGTTTAGAGGTTCCTGGACCCATATGTCCCACTTCAGAACAG ATAACCAGGCTGCGCAGTGAGCTGGACATTGTGCGAGGAAATGCCAAGGTGATGTCTGAGATGCTAACAGAGATGGTACCTGGACAAGAGGACCCCTCAGACCATGATCTTTTGCAG GAGCTGAACCGCACCTGCAGGGCCATGCAGCAAAGGATTGTGGAGCTCATTTCGCGCGTCTCCAACGAGGCTGTTACAGAGGAGCTGCTGCATGTCAACGATGACCTCAACAACATCTTCTTGCGATACGAAAG GTATGAGAGGTACCGGACAGGCAGGACAGCTCAGAATGGCAAAAAtggg GTCCTCAGCGAGGCTACTGAAGACAACCTGATCGACCTGGGGCCGGGTTCCCCGGCAGTGGTGAGCCCCAGGGTGAGTGTGGCGCCCCCTGCCTCGGCAGCCCCCCCTGCCTCGGCAGCCCCCCCAGCCTCGGCGTCGCCCTCCCTCTCTACACAGCTTTCTGGACTCG ATATGGGAGCAGACAGTGTAAGCGGAACTTTGAGCTCCATTCCAAGTTATAACCCGCAGGATGACTTTGATGTGTTTGCTCAGACAAGGACCGGCACGCTTCCACAGCAACATAAAAA CAGTACGAAAGTTGAAGATACTCAGGTCTCCACTGGGGAAATCAGGTCTCAGAGCACCGAAGGG AAGAGCGATGAAGCAGAAGGAGTCACTAGTGAAG AGTTTGACAAGTTTCTAGAGGAGCGGGCCAAAGCTGCTGAGATGATGCCTAGCTTACCGACGCCTTCCGCTGGAGATCCTGCCCCTCCTGCTCACATGACCGGCGGCGGGCGTAAAAAAACAGGGGTGCACGAAGACACCCTCTTTGCTGTGTAA
- the tom1l2 gene encoding TOM1-like protein 2 isoform X2, which yields MEFLLGNPYSTPVGHCIEKATDGSLQSEDWTLNMEICDIINETEEGPKDAIRALKKRLNGNRNYREVMFALTVLETCVKNCGHRFHALVTSRDFVDGVLVKIISPKNNPPSIVQDKVLALIQAWADAFRSSPELTGVVQTYEELKRKGVEFPSADLEALSPIHTPQRLCGLQQIPDGEQSTHKYSTSSQPTTATAPPYSAPQMPSLEVPGPICPTSEQITRLRSELDIVRGNAKVMSEMLTEMVPGQEDPSDHDLLQELNRTCRAMQQRIVELISRVSNEAVTEELLHVNDDLNNIFLRYERYERYRTGRTAQNGKNGVLSEATEDNLIDLGPGSPAVVSPRVSVAPPASAAPPASAAPPASASPSLSTQLSGLDMGADSVSGTLSSIPSYNPQDDFDVFAQTRTGTLPQQHKNTKVEDTQVSTGEIRSQSTEGRRLKGGNADMEPIDSWLITQGMIPVAQSSVMDDIEEWLCADVKSDEAEGVTSEEFDKFLEERAKAAEMMPSLPTPSAGDPAPPAHMTGGGRKKTGVHEDTLFAV from the exons AAAAGGCTACAGATGGCTCCTTGCAGAGTGAAGACTGGACCCTCAATATGGAGATTTGTGATATCATCAATGAAACTGAAGAGGG ACCCAAGGATGCCATACGAGCTCTGAAGAAGAGGCTGAATGGAAACAGGAACTACCGGGAGGTGATGTTCGCTCTGACA GTCCTGGAAACGTGCGTAAAAAACTGCGGCCACCGTTTCCACGCGCTTGTCACAAGTCGGGACTTCGTCGACGGTGTCCTGGTTAAAATAATCTCTCCAAAAAACAACCCTCCCTCTATAGTCCAAGACAAAGTGCTGGCATTGATCCAG GCTTGGGCAGATGCTTTCAGGAGCAGCCCGGAGCTCACGGGCGTGGTGCAAACTTATGAGGAGTTGAAGAGGAAGGGAGTTGAGTTCCCCAGTGCAGACCTGGAGGCCCTGTCTCCCATCCACACCCCGCAGCGG ctgTGTGGCTTGCAGCAGATCCCTGATGGGGAACAGTCCACCCACAAGTACAGCACCTCTTCACAGCCCACCACGGCCACAGCCCCTCCCTATTCAGCACCACAGATGCCAAGTTTAGAGGTTCCTGGACCCATATGTCCCACTTCAGAACAG ATAACCAGGCTGCGCAGTGAGCTGGACATTGTGCGAGGAAATGCCAAGGTGATGTCTGAGATGCTAACAGAGATGGTACCTGGACAAGAGGACCCCTCAGACCATGATCTTTTGCAG GAGCTGAACCGCACCTGCAGGGCCATGCAGCAAAGGATTGTGGAGCTCATTTCGCGCGTCTCCAACGAGGCTGTTACAGAGGAGCTGCTGCATGTCAACGATGACCTCAACAACATCTTCTTGCGATACGAAAG GTATGAGAGGTACCGGACAGGCAGGACAGCTCAGAATGGCAAAAAtggg GTCCTCAGCGAGGCTACTGAAGACAACCTGATCGACCTGGGGCCGGGTTCCCCGGCAGTGGTGAGCCCCAGGGTGAGTGTGGCGCCCCCTGCCTCGGCAGCCCCCCCTGCCTCGGCAGCCCCCCCAGCCTCGGCGTCGCCCTCCCTCTCTACACAGCTTTCTGGACTCG ATATGGGAGCAGACAGTGTAAGCGGAACTTTGAGCTCCATTCCAAGTTATAACCCGCAGGATGACTTTGATGTGTTTGCTCAGACAAGGACCGGCACGCTTCCACAGCAACATAAAAA TACGAAAGTTGAAGATACTCAGGTCTCCACTGGGGAAATCAGGTCTCAGAGCACCGAAGGG CGGAGGTTGAAAGGGGGTAACGCAGACATGGAGCCAATAGACAGCTGGCTCATTACCCAAGGAATG ATCCCCGTTGCTCAGTCCTCTGTCATGGATGACATAGAGGAGTGGCTCTGTGCTGATGTG AAGAGCGATGAAGCAGAAGGAGTCACTAGTGAAG AGTTTGACAAGTTTCTAGAGGAGCGGGCCAAAGCTGCTGAGATGATGCCTAGCTTACCGACGCCTTCCGCTGGAGATCCTGCCCCTCCTGCTCACATGACCGGCGGCGGGCGTAAAAAAACAGGGGTGCACGAAGACACCCTCTTTGCTGTGTAA
- the tom1l2 gene encoding TOM1-like protein 2 isoform X1: protein MEFLLGNPYSTPVGHCIEKATDGSLQSEDWTLNMEICDIINETEEGPKDAIRALKKRLNGNRNYREVMFALTVLETCVKNCGHRFHALVTSRDFVDGVLVKIISPKNNPPSIVQDKVLALIQAWADAFRSSPELTGVVQTYEELKRKGVEFPSADLEALSPIHTPQRLCGLQQIPDGEQSTHKYSTSSQPTTATAPPYSAPQMPSLEVPGPICPTSEQITRLRSELDIVRGNAKVMSEMLTEMVPGQEDPSDHDLLQELNRTCRAMQQRIVELISRVSNEAVTEELLHVNDDLNNIFLRYERYERYRTGRTAQNGKNGVLSEATEDNLIDLGPGSPAVVSPRVSVAPPASAAPPASAAPPASASPSLSTQLSGLDMGADSVSGTLSSIPSYNPQDDFDVFAQTRTGTLPQQHKNSTKVEDTQVSTGEIRSQSTEGRRLKGGNADMEPIDSWLITQGMIPVAQSSVMDDIEEWLCADVKSDEAEGVTSEEFDKFLEERAKAAEMMPSLPTPSAGDPAPPAHMTGGGRKKTGVHEDTLFAV from the exons AAAAGGCTACAGATGGCTCCTTGCAGAGTGAAGACTGGACCCTCAATATGGAGATTTGTGATATCATCAATGAAACTGAAGAGGG ACCCAAGGATGCCATACGAGCTCTGAAGAAGAGGCTGAATGGAAACAGGAACTACCGGGAGGTGATGTTCGCTCTGACA GTCCTGGAAACGTGCGTAAAAAACTGCGGCCACCGTTTCCACGCGCTTGTCACAAGTCGGGACTTCGTCGACGGTGTCCTGGTTAAAATAATCTCTCCAAAAAACAACCCTCCCTCTATAGTCCAAGACAAAGTGCTGGCATTGATCCAG GCTTGGGCAGATGCTTTCAGGAGCAGCCCGGAGCTCACGGGCGTGGTGCAAACTTATGAGGAGTTGAAGAGGAAGGGAGTTGAGTTCCCCAGTGCAGACCTGGAGGCCCTGTCTCCCATCCACACCCCGCAGCGG ctgTGTGGCTTGCAGCAGATCCCTGATGGGGAACAGTCCACCCACAAGTACAGCACCTCTTCACAGCCCACCACGGCCACAGCCCCTCCCTATTCAGCACCACAGATGCCAAGTTTAGAGGTTCCTGGACCCATATGTCCCACTTCAGAACAG ATAACCAGGCTGCGCAGTGAGCTGGACATTGTGCGAGGAAATGCCAAGGTGATGTCTGAGATGCTAACAGAGATGGTACCTGGACAAGAGGACCCCTCAGACCATGATCTTTTGCAG GAGCTGAACCGCACCTGCAGGGCCATGCAGCAAAGGATTGTGGAGCTCATTTCGCGCGTCTCCAACGAGGCTGTTACAGAGGAGCTGCTGCATGTCAACGATGACCTCAACAACATCTTCTTGCGATACGAAAG GTATGAGAGGTACCGGACAGGCAGGACAGCTCAGAATGGCAAAAAtggg GTCCTCAGCGAGGCTACTGAAGACAACCTGATCGACCTGGGGCCGGGTTCCCCGGCAGTGGTGAGCCCCAGGGTGAGTGTGGCGCCCCCTGCCTCGGCAGCCCCCCCTGCCTCGGCAGCCCCCCCAGCCTCGGCGTCGCCCTCCCTCTCTACACAGCTTTCTGGACTCG ATATGGGAGCAGACAGTGTAAGCGGAACTTTGAGCTCCATTCCAAGTTATAACCCGCAGGATGACTTTGATGTGTTTGCTCAGACAAGGACCGGCACGCTTCCACAGCAACATAAAAA CAGTACGAAAGTTGAAGATACTCAGGTCTCCACTGGGGAAATCAGGTCTCAGAGCACCGAAGGG CGGAGGTTGAAAGGGGGTAACGCAGACATGGAGCCAATAGACAGCTGGCTCATTACCCAAGGAATG ATCCCCGTTGCTCAGTCCTCTGTCATGGATGACATAGAGGAGTGGCTCTGTGCTGATGTG AAGAGCGATGAAGCAGAAGGAGTCACTAGTGAAG AGTTTGACAAGTTTCTAGAGGAGCGGGCCAAAGCTGCTGAGATGATGCCTAGCTTACCGACGCCTTCCGCTGGAGATCCTGCCCCTCCTGCTCACATGACCGGCGGCGGGCGTAAAAAAACAGGGGTGCACGAAGACACCCTCTTTGCTGTGTAA
- the tom1l2 gene encoding TOM1-like protein 2 isoform X3 — protein MEFLLGNPYSTPVGHCIEKATDGSLQSEDWTLNMEICDIINETEEGPKDAIRALKKRLNGNRNYREVMFALTVLETCVKNCGHRFHALVTSRDFVDGVLVKIISPKNNPPSIVQDKVLALIQAWADAFRSSPELTGVVQTYEELKRKGVEFPSADLEALSPIHTPQRLCGLQQIPDGEQSTHKYSTSSQPTTATAPPYSAPQMPSLEVPGPICPTSEQITRLRSELDIVRGNAKVMSEMLTEMVPGQEDPSDHDLLQELNRTCRAMQQRIVELISRVSNEAVTEELLHVNDDLNNIFLRYERYERYRTGRTAQNGKNGVLSEATEDNLIDLGPGSPAVVSPRVSVAPPASAAPPASAAPPASASPSLSTQLSGLDMGADSVSGTLSSIPSYNPQDDFDVFAQTRTGTLPQQHKNSTKVEDTQVSTGEIRSQSTEGIPVAQSSVMDDIEEWLCADVKSDEAEGVTSEEFDKFLEERAKAAEMMPSLPTPSAGDPAPPAHMTGGGRKKTGVHEDTLFAV, from the exons AAAAGGCTACAGATGGCTCCTTGCAGAGTGAAGACTGGACCCTCAATATGGAGATTTGTGATATCATCAATGAAACTGAAGAGGG ACCCAAGGATGCCATACGAGCTCTGAAGAAGAGGCTGAATGGAAACAGGAACTACCGGGAGGTGATGTTCGCTCTGACA GTCCTGGAAACGTGCGTAAAAAACTGCGGCCACCGTTTCCACGCGCTTGTCACAAGTCGGGACTTCGTCGACGGTGTCCTGGTTAAAATAATCTCTCCAAAAAACAACCCTCCCTCTATAGTCCAAGACAAAGTGCTGGCATTGATCCAG GCTTGGGCAGATGCTTTCAGGAGCAGCCCGGAGCTCACGGGCGTGGTGCAAACTTATGAGGAGTTGAAGAGGAAGGGAGTTGAGTTCCCCAGTGCAGACCTGGAGGCCCTGTCTCCCATCCACACCCCGCAGCGG ctgTGTGGCTTGCAGCAGATCCCTGATGGGGAACAGTCCACCCACAAGTACAGCACCTCTTCACAGCCCACCACGGCCACAGCCCCTCCCTATTCAGCACCACAGATGCCAAGTTTAGAGGTTCCTGGACCCATATGTCCCACTTCAGAACAG ATAACCAGGCTGCGCAGTGAGCTGGACATTGTGCGAGGAAATGCCAAGGTGATGTCTGAGATGCTAACAGAGATGGTACCTGGACAAGAGGACCCCTCAGACCATGATCTTTTGCAG GAGCTGAACCGCACCTGCAGGGCCATGCAGCAAAGGATTGTGGAGCTCATTTCGCGCGTCTCCAACGAGGCTGTTACAGAGGAGCTGCTGCATGTCAACGATGACCTCAACAACATCTTCTTGCGATACGAAAG GTATGAGAGGTACCGGACAGGCAGGACAGCTCAGAATGGCAAAAAtggg GTCCTCAGCGAGGCTACTGAAGACAACCTGATCGACCTGGGGCCGGGTTCCCCGGCAGTGGTGAGCCCCAGGGTGAGTGTGGCGCCCCCTGCCTCGGCAGCCCCCCCTGCCTCGGCAGCCCCCCCAGCCTCGGCGTCGCCCTCCCTCTCTACACAGCTTTCTGGACTCG ATATGGGAGCAGACAGTGTAAGCGGAACTTTGAGCTCCATTCCAAGTTATAACCCGCAGGATGACTTTGATGTGTTTGCTCAGACAAGGACCGGCACGCTTCCACAGCAACATAAAAA CAGTACGAAAGTTGAAGATACTCAGGTCTCCACTGGGGAAATCAGGTCTCAGAGCACCGAAGGG ATCCCCGTTGCTCAGTCCTCTGTCATGGATGACATAGAGGAGTGGCTCTGTGCTGATGTG AAGAGCGATGAAGCAGAAGGAGTCACTAGTGAAG AGTTTGACAAGTTTCTAGAGGAGCGGGCCAAAGCTGCTGAGATGATGCCTAGCTTACCGACGCCTTCCGCTGGAGATCCTGCCCCTCCTGCTCACATGACCGGCGGCGGGCGTAAAAAAACAGGGGTGCACGAAGACACCCTCTTTGCTGTGTAA